The proteins below come from a single Uloborus diversus isolate 005 chromosome 10, Udiv.v.3.1, whole genome shotgun sequence genomic window:
- the LOC129231721 gene encoding uncharacterized protein LOC129231721, whose protein sequence is MKQAFLQISLNEEDRDVTRFFFTDDPSDESFAPQVSKFTRVLFGISSSSFLLAETLKYHLKQYTEKYPVTTKFLNDNIYVDDIIGSHASVDEALSHTFESIAIFEGASLSLHKWRTNSKTLRELWKKHGVISSHNTEPLIEEKMTYKVLGIAWDNLKDILYFDVGDLVKFVSRGTDTKRYVLQVLGRIFDPIGILGPFTVIIKCLMQQIWALRIDWDDRLPEDLSSLWRSWCEEVPQLTEISIPRHYFSENLNIDIKTLELHFFCDASMKAFGTVAYMRVLSRNEDVRTVFVASKNRVAPIKSLTLPRLELMAAVLSAKLSFNILKSLKRDIPCYFWSDSKITIFWIKGNPEKFKPFVKNRIEEIRKFTAPSDWFFCPGKVNPSDTLSRGAKVSKLLEDPIWLTGPQWLKNSPEYWPKSENEEAINTEELEYRKKSKDIFQCECLVEEKENAINITKFSNMEKLVRITAWVKKSIMKFRKISNIENTLTAEELIEAENHLIRLEQKIFFKEDYESLKNGDPIQKDSDLFNFLPFMDENEIIRLGGRLEFAELSTEEKHPIILPKRSWLTFLITRREHEKMMHGGTACTLARIRQRFWIPKGRQLVKSVIKKCLICQKYLSKAANQITAPLPLDRSNTSPPFSVCGLDFAGPIYVKIFKEVRKSYIVLFTCAVTRSIHLELVSDMTTDSFLLALRRFLARRGNCKVICSDNAKTFKRAKKEIEDLSKIISDKLLSQFLTKERIVWKNIVERAAWWGGFYERLVKSVKDCLRKIVGKALLNFEEMTTLLTEIETVLNLRPLTYVYNDNSEPLPLTPMHFLNFGREPEYPINFAEIVENESKRSSLLKRKKYQSLLLRQLWIKWKQQYLLDLRTVHSLNNPNKQPALKIGDVVLIEEDSKNKLLWKLGKIERAFLGRDNNVRSYEVKTASGLLRRTIQHLYTLEL, encoded by the coding sequence ATGAAACaagcatttttgcaaatttcgCTCAACGAAGAAGATCGAGATGTTACTCGTTTTTTCTTTACCGATGACCCCTCGGACGAATCTTTTGCACCCCAGGTTTCTAAATTTACTCGCGTTCTATTCGGCATCAGTAGCAGTTCGTTTTTATTGGCAGAAACTTTGAAATATCATCTGAAACAGTATACAGAAAAATATCCAGtgactacaaaatttttaaatgataatatttATGTCGATGACATCATCGGTAGTCATGCATCTGTAGATGAAGCCTTATCTCATACATTCGAGTCCATAGCAATTTTCGAAGGTGCTAGTTTGTCACTACACAAGTGGCGCACTAATTCGAAGACCCTACGCGAGTTATGGAAAAAACATGGAGTGATTTCGAGTCATAATACCGAACCCCTCATAGAAGAAAAGATGACTTACAAAGTCTTAGGTATAGCATGGGACAACTTAAAGGACATTCTTTATTTTGATGTTGGAGATCTAGTCAAATTTGTTTCTAGAGGAACTGACACTAAACGCTACGTACTCCAGGTCTTAGGACGCATCTTCGATCCTATCGGAATTTTAGGTCCTTTTACAGTGATAATTAAATGTTTGATGCAACAGATTTGGGCGTTACGTATTGATTGGGATGACAGATTACCCGAAGATCTAAGTTCGTTATGGAGAAGCTGGTGCGAAGAAGTTCCTCAACTGACGGAAATTTCAATCCCACGCCACTATTTTTCCGAAAACCTAAATATTGATATCAAGACTCTTGAACTTCATTTCTTTTGTGACGCAAGTATGAAAGCATTTGGAACAGTTGCCTACATGCGTGTTTTATCTCGAAATGAAGACGTTCGAACGGtctttgtagcttctaaaaaTAGAGTTGCTCCGATAAAATCTCTTACATTGCCTCGGCTGGAGCTCATGGCTGCAGTACTGTctgcaaaattaagttttaatattttgaaatcctTGAAACGTGACATTCCGTGCTATTTCTGGTCTGACTCGAAGATAACAATTTTTTGGATAAAAGgaaatcctgaaaaattcaaaccTTTTGTCAAGAATCGGATTGAAGAAATTCGCAAATTCACAGCACCTTCAGACTGGTTTTTTTGCCCCGGAAAAGTCAACCCCTCAGATACCTTGTCGAGGGGAGCAAAAGTTTCTAAACTGCTAGAAGATCCAATCTGGCTGACAGGACCGCAGTGGCTAAAGAATTCTCCAGAATACTGGCCGAAGTCAGAAAATGAGGAAGCAATAAATACAGAAGAATTAGAATACAGAAAGAAATCGAAGGACATCTTTCAGTGTGAATGTCTTGTTGAAGAAAAGGAAAATGCAATCAACATTACTAAATTTAGTAATATGGAGAAGTTGGTGAGGATTACAGCTTGGGTGAAGAAGTCGATCATGAAATTTAGAAAGATTTCTAATATAGAAAACACATTGACCGCTGAAGAATTAATAGAAGCTGAGAATCATCTGATAAGATTAGAACAGAAGatcttttttaaagaagattaCGAATCCTTGAAGAATGGAGATCCGATTCAAAAAGACTCtgatttgtttaactttttgcCATTCatggatgaaaatgaaattatcagACTAGGAGGAAGATTAGAATTTGCTGAATTATCTACAGAAGAAAAACATCCTATTATTCTTCCAAAACGGTCCTGGCTGACATTTTTAATCACAAGAAGAGAACATGAGAAAATGATGCACGGTGGAACAGCTTGCACTTTAGCTCGAATTCGGCAACGTTTCTGGATCCCAAAGGGACGGCAATTAGTCAAGAGTGTAATCAAAAAGTGTCTAATCTGCCAAAAATATCTTTCGAAGGCTGCTAATCAAATTACTGCTCCGTTGCCGCTTGACAGAAGCAACACCTCACCTCCATTCTCAGTTTGCGGATTAGATTTTGCGGGaccaatttatgtgaaaatttttaaagaagttcGAAAATCCTATATAGTTTTGTTTACATGTGCAGTTACTAGGTCAATTCACCTTGAACTCGTTAGCGATATGACTACAGATTCCTTCTTATTGGCACTTCGAAGATTTTTAGCTAGAAGAGGAAACTGTAAGGTAATATGTTCGGATAACGCGAAAACCTTTAAAAGGGcgaaaaaagaaatagaagacTTATCAAAAATTATCTCTGACAAATTACTTTCGCAATTTCTGACTAAAGAAAGAATAGTTTGGAAAAATATAGTTGAAAGGGCGGCTTGGTGGGGAGGTTTTTACGAGCGACTTGTGAAATCCGTAAAAGATTGTCTGCGGAAAATTGTAGGGAAAGCTTTATTAAATTTCGAAGAAATGACTACATTGCTTACAGAAATAGAAACCGTCCTCAACTTGCGACCGCTAACTTACGTCTATAATGATAATAGTGAACCTTTGCCTTTGACACCAATGCACTTCCTAAATTTTGGACGAGAGCCTGAATATCCTATCAATTTCGCTGAAATAGTAGAAAATGAATCGAAAAGATCTTCACTTTTGAAACGGAAAAAATATCAATCTCTTCTTCTCCGGCAATTATGGATAAAATGGAAGCAGCAATATTTACTTGACCTGAGAACTGTTCACTCTTTGAATAATCCAAACAAACAACCGGCACTTAAGATAGGAGATGTAGTGCTCATCGAAGAGGATTCCAAAAACAAACTGCTATGGAAACTCGGAAAAATTGAAAGAGCGTTTCTCGGACGGGATAATAACGTACGCTCATACGAAGTTAAAACTGCTTCTGGACTTTTGCGGAGAACGATACAACACTTGTATACCTTGGAactttga